A stretch of Pogoniulus pusillus isolate bPogPus1 chromosome 25, bPogPus1.pri, whole genome shotgun sequence DNA encodes these proteins:
- the GTF2A1L gene encoding TFIIA-alpha and beta-like factor: MAHGSALLKFYKSIIEDVIEGVRELFAEEGLDEQVLKDLKQLWETKVMQSKATEGFFRHSHRSQQFTMQLPHNFHRILQTSAASLIIPTGRGFQPFTAADLGTSQVGATLALPPSIAYPIHVPTGVTLQTASGQLYKVNVPVMVAQASGDGSVLHPVQQLFQPLGQPSVLQANTASLAQVNAASAQAAAEPLQHKETAVQQTVVFQPSVMEKNHLENSASASLVQQPPASQQQLAANVTLNQCTDLTGEPAQQANLHTAVFTPESSEGFASAESLADDSGSVLQDVEGQLEVRPQELAQQQVSDDIIDLIIMGKDVDDGTLLKCQDSTVSSGKMAPTEQMESNLQSEKDICSDIEGIIQLDGTGDVSPKEEIPHKDREENLFVGINESEDLKVLEDNEDNDEECDSVSSTESSSTGGDEEELQADIVEEDPLNSDDDVSEQDTPDLFDTDNVIVCQYDKIQRSKNKWKFFLKDGVMAFEGKEHVFAKAVGDAEW, from the exons CTTAAATTCTACAAGTCCATAATTGAAGATGTGATTGAAGGTGTGCGGGAGCTGTTTGCAGAAGAGGGTTTAGATGAACAGGTTCTGAAGGACTTGAAGCAG CTTTGGGAAACCAAGGTGATGCAGTCTAAAGCAACAGAAGGCTTCTTCAGACACAGCCACCGTTCTCAACAGTTCACCATGCAGTTGCCACACAATTTTCACCGCATTCTGCAGACTTCAGCAG CTTCTTTAATCATCCCGACTGGCAGAGGTTTTCAGCCTTTCACAGCAGCAGACCTG GGTACTTCACAAGTAGGTGCAACTCTTGCTCTACCTCCGAGTATTGCTTATCCTATCCATGTGCCAACTGGAGTGACACTGCAGACAGCATCTG GGCAGCTTTACAAGGTAAATGTGCCTGTTAtggttgcacaggcctcaggAGATGGAAGTGTTCTCCATCCTGTTCAGCAGTTGTTTCAGCCCCTTGGGCAGCCCTCCGTTCTGCAAGCTAACACTGCCAGCCTTGCACAGGTGAATGCAGCttctgcccaggcagctgctgaaccTTTGCAACACAAGGAGACTGCTGTCCAACAGACTGTGGTCTTTCAGCCGAGTGTCATGGAGAAGAACCACCTGGAGAACTCTGCCAGTGCTTCTTtggtccagcagcctcctgcgaGTCAGCAGCAACTTGCAGCCAATGTGACATTGAATCAATGCACAGACTTAACAGGAGAACCAGCCCAGCAGGCCAATCTTCACACAGCTGTGTTTACTCCAGAATCCTCTGAAGGCTTTGCTTCTGCTGAATCCTTGGCAGACGACTCAGGCAGTGTACTGCAGGATGTAGAGGGACAGTTAGAAGTCAGGCCTCAGGAGCTGGCACAACAGCAGGTGTCTGATGATATCATTGACCTGATTATCATGGGCAAAGATGTGGATGATGGCACACTTCTGAAGTGCCAGGACAGCACTGTGTCGTCTGGCAAG ATGGCACCTACTGAGCAGATGGAATCTAATTTGCAGTCAGAGAAGGATATCTGCAGTGACATTGAAGGCATAATTCAGCTGGATGGGACTGGTGATGtttctcccaaggaagaaaTACCACATAAGGACAGGGAAGAGAATTTATTTGTTGGCATTAATGAATCGGAGGATCTAAAAGTCCTGGAGGATAATGAAGACAATGATGAAGAATGTGACAGTGTTTCAAGCACAGAGTCTAGCAGCACTGGTGGTGATGAAGAAGAGCTCCAAGCAGATATAGTTGAGGAG GACCCCTTAAATTCTGATGATGATGTCAGTGAACAAGATACTCCAGACTTGTTTGACACTGACAACGTGATAGTCTGCCAATATGACAAG